The DNA region TAATTGTCGTCAATTTTTAATCATACAGAAAAGATTTCACTTTATGTAATTTGATTAACATAAGATATATTATATTAACCAAATTATGATGAAATTGCTGATAAAAAGAAAGTTTTACCAAAACACAAAAACAGTATTTAAAACGCTCAAAACACTTTTCCTATGCCGTCCCCATGAGAAAAACTATTTTGAGCCAAATAAGACCATTTATGCAACGATTACGGCTATATAAAGATCAACTTTTCACACTCAACATAAGCTTCGTTCACCTTGAGTCTATCGAAGAGTAAAAACATTATAGTCTAACTCTCAAAATGGCCCAATTTTTTGGAAGTAGGTCACCAAGAAGTTACCAATTGGTCAATCACGTATATACCTCCTTGGCTCGACTTGCTTGCGCGCGCGTGATGTAATGATAATAACCATAGTCTAATAATCTAATATTAAATACCCTCTGTATGACATAAATATAATATACTAATGTCATATATATATTATATATAAGGGATTCGAAGAAAAACAGCAATAAATAAGAGCATCAGGCGGTCACAAAATCCGGCTCACGGCCATTAGCTCTAACCTACTCTGAATATTGAGCAATTCCAAAAATCACCTGTTCAAAACATTCACGATTCGAGATCGATTCAAGTAAATTATAGGTGCTATCCGAAACAATTTTCTTAACCTCAGAAGCCGAAAACGGAACCGCAGAAAAACGTCTCACATTATCACCATTTGCGATCGCAAGTATGTTATAAAACCGATCTTTAATCTCAACAACCTTAGTTGTTCTAACTCTTGAAATATCCAAAGTCTGTTGTCTAATCCGAACAATCCCATAATAATCATCGAGCAAAGAAGTAACCAAAAAAAGGCCATTTTTAATCACGGTTTTGCTTGGATTGTTCGTCAAAAAAAAGTCATCTTTTATCCCAACATTATCGTGATAATCATCAAGACAATTGACCAAAAAATTGTAATCAAAATTGAACACTTTACCCTTTCCAGAGTAAACAACCGGAGGAATAAAATCCTCTCTTTTATTTTCCAAAACGATTTTATTCAGACGTTTAACCATATACTCAATCCATTGGCCAACCTCTTGTCTTGATGAAAATGCTGAACCGATGTCAAGTGGCCCATAATATGTGAAGATTCTTGTCATATTTTTTCCCTAGTATTTTAATTTAGAACTTTTGTTCATACACGTAATATGTAGACTTATATTGATATTTGCTTTTTGTAACACAGAAAGAATAAATTGATCAAAGAAGTGAGGAGAAGATAAAAAAAAGGCGAAAAATATTTACCCAGCGACCTATGGTCGCCAGAATTAAGATAGTGGATTAGTGTGCTTCTTGATACATATCGTTTGTTTTAAAATATTCGACAACCAATTTTGCATCATACGATTGAATATTTTTAGGACGATCATTATCGTCGTACATTTTAATTCGCAAGATACCGCCGGCGGGGTATTGCAAACTCCCTTTTGCGATTTTGCACGGATTTTTTAAATACGCCAAAGATTCTACAAAAGAATTTGTAGCACATTTGTTCACATATTCTTCTGCTGTTCCAACACCTCCGGGGCCATCGTTGGCAATTTCAACCGGATCAAGAATAGAAAAATATTTCATCCCCGACTCAAGCGTTTTTTCTGCGGCAATCTGTAACGGGTAGTTGATCGCGTTGTTGAGCAATTTAGCATGATTGATAAGACCAAACTCTTTACCTTCACCTGCACCGATGATTGTTCCGACATGATTTTTTGGGTCAACGACCGCATGTGTTTTAAGATACTTCGGACCGCATCCGCTCATAAGCAGTGATGCTGCGATCAAAGTTAATGTACTCAGTAAACGTGTTTTATTCATAGGGCGTCCTTTTAAAATAAGCCGGCAATCGATTTGCCTAATGCTGTTTGTAATACAGGTTGAGCTTCTTCAAACTGTAAATTGACTTTATTTGCTGAACTTACAATGCGCGTTCGGTACGTTTTCCAATTGGTCTTTGTCCCTTGTACGACTTGAGACACGTTTGTCGATGTCCCCTGTTTGATATCAGAGTTTTGAGTCTGAACAACAGTCTCCCCATCCTGCGCGCGCTCGCGAATCTGCAAATCCGTTACCATGCAGTAGTAAACATCTTCCACCATAGCATCAGCTATAAACCCGGCCGCAGCACCGGCTAATCCTACGGCCGCAGCATTTTTACCGCTTCCGCCTCCCATAACATATCCCGCTGCTGCACCGGCAGCAGCACCTTGTATAGCACCATTCCCGAATCCGGCATTGAAAGCGCTTCGAATTTCATTAAGATTTGATTTCCCGATCTGAAGGACGTTTGCCTGAAGCATATAGCCTGCTTTGTTTGGATCGGTAACGATCGTATAACCGCGTGATTTTAATGCTGTCTCTACGCCGGAGCGCACCTCTATGTCTTTGTCGGATGTATTTTTTACATCAATAAAAATGGTTTTGTTTTCAGACGATGACGGCTCTAGAAAAACCGTTTCGGTCATTTTTGTTTGAACGTCAAGATTGCGCTTAGTAATAGCCGTATGCGCTGCTTGACAACCTGTAAATTGGATAGACGCCAAGCTTAGAGCGCTGACCATAAAGATCGTCTTTGCAATGGAATTTAATTGCATATACAAACTCCATCCTTTCTAAAATATTAGGAGTTTCCTCCAATCGGCTCATCGAAATGAGCCGTTGCAGAAAATTTTCAAGCTCACTGTACTGATCTCTACTTTCATTTTTCCGAATTATATTCAGCTATAAAACTTGGAAATTCCGAAGGCAGATACGATCTAAAATCCAGCACTTTCTTTTTAAAATCTCCACCGGAATAATAAAGATTAACGACACTGTCACAATCAGATTTACCGACATGTACCGTCCTGCTTATTCCGGAAAGATAACTGCTGATAAGTTTAAAGTTATTTCGCAATTACCTTAAATGTCATTACGCCATCATCGGATTTAACGATTGAGAAATAATTATAGAACATGCCTATATAGTACACGTGAGTTGATACAAGCTTGTATTTTGGGGTCCAAACGTCACTAGATGCATATTCATTTCCGAAACTAAAAAATAGTATATTGTGATAGGTGTCCATAGAAGGAAAATTTAATGTGTCCGAAAAATCACTAAGTTCTAATTTTCCTGGATTAGTTAAAACTGCAACTAGCCCTACGACAGCAAAAATAACTTTCATCCGTTTTGATATTTCAATTTTCATATCATTTATCCTTTAAATTTAAAAATTGATAGCGAAGATTGTAGCTTCGCGTCACTTTATACTCACTTAATAGTGATTGTTTGTGAGCGATTGATTTCATTAGAATCAACCATCTAATAGTGAGTGGCGGTTGATATGTCCAAAGAGGAACATCCTGATGTCAAAGCGTACTACGACGCACTGACCGAACATATCAAACAACTCCGTAAAGATCGAGGAATCAGTCAGTTAAAACTCGCCAATATCCTCGGTCATAACTCCACGTCGTTTATCGCTCGTATTGAGCTTCGTCAGAACAAAGCCAACTATAATCTTGCCCATTTGGTCGTATTGGCCAAAGAGTGGGGGATCGATGTAAAAGAACTTCTTCCCTCTTCATAGTCACTTCAATCATTACTTCTTTTTCATCACTCGGCACTAAAACCTCTCCAACCACCGTTTCACCCTTGGATCATTCGGATACAACGTAATGTATATCAGCAGACTTCCCAGTATCAATCCGCCCAGTGCTTCTATCTGTTCTTTCAACGTATGTGCGTTAAAAAGCAATACGAGTGCTGGAAGAAAGAACCCTACTGTAATAACGAGCCATTTCAAATGTCTGTTTACCCGTTAGTCATTATTGATGACGTAAACCGGTTTGGTCTCAGAAGCCCATGCCAGTACAACAAACACAATAATCACCGCTCCTATGGCAATCGGGATATAAAAAATGAGCTGCATTAAAGAACCCGCTATCGCATAGAGTCTGGGTGCTTTTATAAAGTTATTGATCATTACCCATAGTAAAATAAAGATACCAATTCCCATGACAATGGCCCCATTAAGTCCATCGTTACCGTTTTGAATCCAGTTGTAGCCGAAGAAAATCAGAGCGTATGAAAATACCATCGCGAGCGAATGATTCATTGTGAAAAACTCATAGCGTACATGAGTGCGGGTATAGCTATTGAACCACAGGATAAATCGGTACAGTGTAGCTGCCGCGATCAGAAGCGTGATTAAAGTAAGCATTAACATTTTTTTCTCCTATCAGCTCTATAGAGCTTATTGTTGTGTCGGTTTGGGGCAATAGCCCCGTCTGCATTTGGATGCGATCAGTACTTCTACTGAGTGCTGCGCATCGGCTTGGTTGGAATAAATTTCCCGGATCTCTCCGGTGGGTTTAACTTTTTTGGTTGAGCCGTAGGTCCGGATAACCATACTCTCTCCAAACAGGTTGGGGAGAAGCTGTATCGTGTAGTATCGTTCCCGTTCATTGAGAGTTCTATAGAGAATTGTTACTCTTCCAAACATTTATTCTTTTCCTCTTCATCTTCATCAATCTGTTTGCGTGTCTCATTTATCTTGATATGGAGCTTCACCATCATGTATATCAGGGCAAAGAAATAAAATGGCAGTATTGTGAGAACATAGTATTTGATCTCATAGTGCATCAGTGCAACTCTAATCTCTGTAGCCATCAGCAGTACTGACCATAGGATCAATATTTTGAACGCTTTCATGGTGTATAAAAGCTTCAGTGCGAACCCTATGAGCGTGATTGCTGTCACGATTAAGGCGATGTCATGCATTTGCATTGTTATTTCCCCCTTGTGTCTGTGTATCACTCTCTTTAATCCCACGCATACATGCGTTAAATTGATCAAAGAGAATCCATAACGTGTAATAGGACGCGATCAGCATAAAAATGATCCCTCCCAACAAAAGCCATTTGAGCTCAGTAAGCCAAACGCCTACTCCAACAATCATCGAATAAACGCTGATCCATATCATTATCCAGCGGTTCCATCCGATGATTCGGAGTGTTAATAATCCCAAGATGTAAAAGAATGCACTGAGTTGTAATAATTCATTTAGGTTCGGGTTCATTGTTTTTTTCCTCTTCCTCTTTAAGTGCTTTTTGCATAGCGGCACGCAGTCCGAATCCGAGCATCAGTTCAAACATCAAGGCAAATGCATAGGAGACGAATAATGGCGTTGATGTATTCCATCACAGCCATTTCTCCTTATCACTTTGTATATCATCACCAAAAAATAGCGATGATACACGTATAAGAAAATTCCTGTGAGATTACAGAAATTCAGACATTAAAAGGTCCTCCTCTGATTGGGCCTTTTTTTAAATTACACGTAACAAATGTAAAAATCTGATCAGGATTTTTAGAAAAAAGAATGGAAAAGGAAAAGCGACTTCACCTTTTCATTCAGGAAAAAATTGAGAACGTTCTCGGTCGCGACTGGGGAAATTTTACCTGAGGTTGAAATCCTATGCAATAGGAAAATTGAAAAAAAAGTCGAAAATTGAAAAAAAGATTGACTTCTAATATTAAAGTGTATTCATAGTTTTACAACAATGTGTCAGCCTTGTCATGCCTTTGC from Sulfuricurvum kujiense DSM 16994 includes:
- a CDS encoding complement resistance protein TraT; the protein is MQLNSIAKTIFMVSALSLASIQFTGCQAAHTAITKRNLDVQTKMTETVFLEPSSSENKTIFIDVKNTSDKDIEVRSGVETALKSRGYTIVTDPNKAGYMLQANVLQIGKSNLNEIRSAFNAGFGNGAIQGAAAGAAAGYVMGGGSGKNAAAVGLAGAAAGFIADAMVEDVYYCMVTDLQIRERAQDGETVVQTQNSDIKQGTSTNVSQVVQGTKTNWKTYRTRIVSSANKVNLQFEEAQPVLQTALGKSIAGLF
- a CDS encoding helix-turn-helix domain-containing protein; protein product: MSKEEHPDVKAYYDALTEHIKQLRKDRGISQLKLANILGHNSTSFIARIELRQNKANYNLAHLVVLAKEWGIDVKELLPSS
- a CDS encoding WGR domain-containing protein, with protein sequence MFGRVTILYRTLNERERYYTIQLLPNLFGESMVIRTYGSTKKVKPTGEIREIYSNQADAQHSVEVLIASKCRRGYCPKPTQQ